The nucleotide window GCTAGCATCCCTGCAGTTAGTCCCCACAAGAAGAAGGCGAAAATGAACCAGATTGGATTGTATGTCGCGCTTAGCGGAGTCGTTGTTGGAGCCAGCATTGCGGTCGCGGCAGCATTCTTGCTATTTcagatgaagaaaaagaaaaagacttcACCAAAAGGATGTGATGTGGATCTGCAACAGCTCAGCCTAAGTGTGAGGACAACAAGTGACAAAAAAGTCTCGTTTGAGGGATCACAAGCTACTTTTGACGGTCAGATCATCGAGACAACCACGCCGCGAAAGGTTCTGGTGGAGATGTATAAAATTGAGGAGCTGAGCAGAGCAACCGAGGACTTCAGTTCCGGCAACCACATTGAAGGATCTGTGTACCATGGCCGCCTAACCGGGAAGAACTTGGCAGTAAAGCGCATACAGCCAGATACAATTTCGAAGATTGAGTTTGGTCTTTTTCATGATGCCATTCATCATCACCCCAACATAATGAGGCTGTTGGGAACTTGCTTGAGGCCAGAGGGGCAAGAATCGTTTCTGGTTTTCGAGTATGCGAATAATGGATCTTTGAAGGACTGGCTCCATGGCGGATTGGCAATCAAAAACCAGTTCATTGCGTCGTGCTATTGTTTCTTGACGTGGAGCCAAAGGCTGAGGATATGTCTTGACGTAGCCATGGCATTGCAGTACATGCACCACATTATGAACCCCCCTTATGTCCATCGTAATGTAAACAGCCGAAACATTTTCCTCGACGAAGAATTCAACGCAAAGATTGGGAATTTCGGCATGGCAAAGTGTGCTGAAAATGACTCCGACGATCAACATTGTAGTCCAACCAGCCCTGCCGCGTCTTGGAGCCTGGGTTACATGGCACCCGAATATGTTCACCAGGgtgtgatttcttcaagcatTGATATTTTCGCATATGGCATCGTGTTGCTGGAGGTCTTGTGTGGACAAACGCCAATAAGCAGGCCGGGCGCTGATGGAGAAGAAAACTTTTACCTCTCAGAGAAGATCAAATCCGTGTTGCATTTGGACAATGCAGAGGAGTTAAGAGAGTGGATGGACAGCGCGTTGGGGGATAACTATTCGTTCGACGCAGCTGTCACACTGGCAAATCTAGCCAGGGCCTGCGTCGACGAAGACCCTAGTTTGAGGCCTAGTGCAGGGGAAGTTGTCCACAAGTTGTCGCGATTGGTGGAGGAGTCGAAAAGCGTGGAGGGGGAGAATATTTTGATCAGTGAGAGCTCTTGTAAGCCGCTGGTGAAGGCGGCGGCGGCAAACAATGTGTGAACAAAGCATTGGGAGGATGCATTGCAAACAGAAGACATGTTTATTGGTGCATGTCACAGGGTTCTTCTGCTTGTATATATATGTAACATCTTTGTCTCCTCGAATAATAAATGGCATTGGTACTACTAGGCACTAGCTACTTAGTTTATTGGTGCAGAGCTTCAATGGTGGTTGGTTCTATATATACATGATTTCTTATTGCTTTGTTGTATAGGAGCATGTGCTGCATTTACTATCTCATTCAAACATCAGTCAATTGAAATTCAAACCCGAGCTAACAAGGTCGTTCGTTTTGCGATTATCAGAAAGGGAACGTCTATCGTATATGTAGCTTTATCCTTATTTTGTAAAGAAGTTGTTTTCATGACTCGAACCTGTGACGTTTCGATCACAAAGTAGCAACCTTTCCATTGCGCCGAAGCTTTCATATTTCAAAATATTGAACAATAGAAGACCCTCTTGCACATGGGATGCATGTCGTGGTCATTGTATCCCAGACAACGACAAAATGTAAGATAAGCAAGTTAAAAATACATAACAATGCATGATTGACTTAAAAGTACCGTAACTAGTACAAAATTTCCGATTAGTCAAGCATGAGGTAGACAATTGAAACTGCATGAACAAGGAGTAACACCAACCCTTGTAAAGAGAGAAAAAGTAGACGACTTAGTAGAAAAGCATTTTTTCAATACAAAAATGCAATATTCTAAACTAATTTGTACATATAAATAGGCGATTCGAACTCTGTAACAAAAGAGTAGAAACAATGTTCTGATGAACCGGCCTAATCCAAATACGCAGTATAGAAGCAAATGAACGAATGTAACAATCTCTGTCTCAGGTTAGATTTGCTGAAAACAGCACTAGAGCCGTAAAACCAAGCAACAGCGAATGAACAAAAATTACAGAAGTagcaaaaacaaaccaaaatcaCACTTCATATCTACACCATCCATCAAAACATCATGACCTTAAACTCATCAAAATTGAGCACCCCATCGCCGTTGAGATCAAACCTAGCAATCATGTTCTTGCACTCGTCGACGCTCTTGGACTCGCCGAGCCTACTCAGCATCCTCTTAAGACTCTTGGGCGTAATGCACCCACTCCCGTCCATCACGTACATCTTAAAAGCCTCCTTCAAGACACTAACCTTCTCTTCGTCGCATCCTCCGTCGACGAACTTGACAAAGTCATCCAACCCCAGCAGCCCGTCGCCGTCCGAGTCTAGGTACTCCACCGCCACCTCCGCCTCCGTCAGCGAGAGCTCGCCGCCTATCGCCCCGACACACTGTTGCAGCTCAATAGGTGATATCTTTCCGTCTCCGTTGCCATCAAACTGCTTGAAAACGCGCTCGTATTGTGCTACTTTATCCATTGCTAGAaaccttttttctttctggAAGTTGTGTTCTTGGTTCTGGGTTAAATATATGAGACAATGCGCGTGTCGTGGTTGACCAACCGGCTTGATGGTACTTCAGTGCGTAGGTGGTACTTTCGTAAATAACGTGTGCAAGACTATGTTTTGTagaacaatatttttatttaagaaaatatttgagctaaatattattaaatatcgAATTCAACATATTTCTGagttaaatttaatatttttaacttacaaatgaaaaaaaatattacttaACTGGTTTGTAGATAATTTTacatgtttaaaaaataaataatttgtcGAACAAATAATTGTCACGTAACAAGTTGTagacaaacaaaacatttattatTCCAACAATTTTCTGTATATAAGGAATATAAAAAAACggccaaattaaaacaaaaacgtGACAACAGAGGAGTTGTTGGTTTACTGCACTGCACACAGATTGGATTTTAGACTTTATTGACCGACTGACTTTAATTCGAGCTTTCTGGAAGCAGCTCGAAGCAAAAGATTTTTTTGGATGCCATCTGTCGCCAACCGCCAAAAACCACCTCAACCACCAGAAGAAATATACGAAAGTGGGAAGCAACTTCCTTGAATTTAAATTCTAGCTCTTTGGATAGCCACTATCTAGAGAAAAAcctatataaaataataataataataattgtcaaCAGCCGACTTTGGCTGTTAATTTTGGAGTTGGTGACAATCtctcttggttttttttttcttcttctgtgtTTCTATTTAGTTATGGTTGCCCTTTCGTTGTCACAAGAAGAGTTTTCGTGATTAAGGTCATTGTCTTGCTCTAGCGAGAAAAGTCTTTGTGATGGCTATgattacaaatcaaatttagatATTTAAGCAGTGGCTATTGTTCACAGTTAAGgttggtttttgttttagtttgtgcACACAACGAAGAACTATGAAGAGAAAACTCGACATTTGTTGGAGGTGGCTCATAGCAGTATATTTTTGCTAACAATTACAAGATCATTAGAGGTGGTGCAGTTTTTTCTCATGATGTTGTTATGGTGAATCTATGATTTGCAGGGTTGTTATCTTTCTTGTGGTTCGACAATTATATTGTCTTTATAATGGTTTGTAATTGTAAATTTATGTGGTTTTTTTAGCCACTGTAACCTCTTAATTATGTTCGACATGCTTGTTCTCTATACCTTCCCGATTGTTTCTTTATAAATTCTTATTATCTTAAAAAAATACATTCTAGATCTTTGGTTTGGTGGTGATTCTATTCAGATTTCTAAACGGTTTCTTTATCCACTAGTGCCTAAATATTTGATACAAGTAGCTACTTGTTCtgttttttaatcttataaaGGCTCACCTATAAAAActtgggaactttaatgaaaagtgtcgaaaaactatatttttacattaaaaagttaattctggtactattcattttaccttctattttgtccttattgttaaaactcaaagttttcaagccattttcattagtttttcttaaaaacttaggaaaactaatgaaaaaggcttaaaaactatgagttttaacgataaggataaaataaggggtaaaatgaatactaccatgattgactttttagtgtagttaaaataaacagtaccgagagtttttcattaaagttgtTTCAAAACTCTGGGTCAACCCGTGGTTAGTTTGACTATTCAACGTCAATAAGTATCTCGATATGTTATCAACTATTTTATGTAGATATGTTCAGATATACTTATCAACTATCCACGTAGATATCCATATTATTAATAATATCGAGATACCCGGATTAAGTATGCTATCATCTTTCTAATTTGAACATTCTTGACTTTTTTTTCTCAACTGCTTGCACAATTTCTAATTTagttgatttttattttataattaatctTTAAAGGGTgaatcaaaaaataaatattccAATTATTGGGTAACAATGAAAGAAGATAAAGATAGCTAAAATGAGAAGAACCGATCAGGAAGGTCATATATCTATAAAAGTTTAGGTAAAAAATAAATGACAATGTAACAACATCTTATTTCGTGGTAGGACAAGCCACGTGATCAAGCCGTCACACTCAAATTCTGTCTAGATGGTTGTCCCAAAAAACTTCTAATGACAAAACTAGTAGCTCCCACAAGttctaacacacacacacacaaaaccccATCACATGTCCAAACCTTAAGCGTTGGAACTTGGAAGCGAAAGAAAATCAAGACAATAACAAATTGATACAACTATTTAGGAGGATGATAAAACTGATGAATTGCATATACAGTCTGCAACATTGTGAGCACCAGCAGAATAAACGCAGCGACCAAAGAAATAATCGCCCACGGCGAACCGAAATGCTCGCGCCTCAGCTTTTCCATCCACTTGTTCCAGTCAGTCTTGTAATACTTGTTCACTTCGTTGCAAAGTCCCTCGTAGTAAAATCCGATGACCATCGTGTCGTTGTACAGCTCGTTGAAGAACCGCGCAGCGTCTTCCGGGCTCAGCCAGTTCACCAGTATTCCCATATCGCAAAGAAGGTCGATGTCCTTGCTCGAATCGATGAGATTATCCATCAGGACGGCGTAAGATGTTACCTTGTGGGGGCGGCTGTGACAGCATTGCTTGAAGGCGATGAGGTTCCTGAAGAGCGGCCCTGTCGTCTCGTCGATTCCTAGTGGTGGAATGGTGAACACCCCGTTTTCGAAATTTATGTTCATTATGCAATCCGAGGTTTTGAAACTTTTTTGGAATTTAATGCCGGCTTCGGACAGAGTTGTCGCGTTTGGAACCCTCTGCGGCGGCGGTCTCTCCTCGCTCTGCTGTTGGTCATCATTCCCTACTTTTCGTTTGCAGCCTAAACCTTCTTCTTTACACGGGAAAACGATCCAGGTTCTTATGAGATCGAGTATGTGCAGGGGTTCGTGAGGGAGATTCAGACACGGTTTGAAAATAAAATCGTCTGCCACGGATTGTTTGAAGAAGTTGAGGACAAGGTCGGGGAGGGAGGCGGCATTTCCTTCGGAAGTAGTATTCTTCACGGCGGTTAAATTGTATAACCGCTCGAGAACAAACCATGGCAGCTGATTTTCTAGCAGGAGAAGATCATGGAAAAGATATTGCGGCATGCAGGAGACATTGAAAACAGGGTCGTTCTCGTCTCGTTGATCGACGGAAAATCCTTTTCGAAATAGTTCGATTAGGAAGCATCCGTCGATTATCATCATCTCAATGAAATCTTTCTTGTTGATATGATCCAATGGCTCTGCGTAACAATCAGGAGTGCGCTTGTTGAAATCCACGACACCTGTGATCAAGTTTGCCAAAGTTATGTTTGCTTCTGAGAGAAGGCACTGTAAGTACCAGCGCTTCACCTTTTCCATGAGTTGGAATTGATCGCCACCGCGGCCTCGGTGAAGGGGTCCGATTGAGACGATATCAGGTTCGTATGCCTGTATTTTTTGTCGCCGAATCGGATGGGGAACTCTGAATATGCAGCAGGATGCTGGCAATGGCGAATGGTTGAGAAGCTTTGCTCCGATGGTGTTTGTCAATTCTTCAACGATACCATCAGTGTCTATACAAACGGATTCCATAGAAGTACTATCGTCAACTTCGccactttctctctcacttTCCATGACTATATATTTTCAAAAATCCTGAAACAAATTGCAAATGAAACAAATTCTGAAGTATTTTTAGAAACCAGTTATAGGCATTCATACATTTCCGATAATCACAGTTTGACAAGTGTGCCGAACAATGAAATAAAATGGGAAGATAACGGAAACATGTACCTGAAAATCAAGCAAATGCAGTAATGCAGGACGTTAGAATAAAGAGATCCAGTATGGTGGTCATATAGTCTTTCGTCATACGCAAAGGGAAAGTTCAGTGAACATTAAAGTTACAAAGGCAGTACAGACATGCTTCTTTTGCTTTGCAGAACCAAAGAACAATTCTCGCTCTTTAATAATGTACTTTAATTTTAAGTAAAAATTTAACCAAGACATGACCATGCGTCCTGATGAATCCAATCCTCAAAGGAAGTATATACAGTGTCAGTGAGATTGCCTTCATTGTCTTTGAGGAAGGAATTTCAAAAGTTGCTGGCTTATCTGTCTTTCGGAGTAAGATCTCTCCCCGCCAAATTCTCCTCCCTTTCAATCTCCTCCTATATGAATGATGAcgattaaatcacgtcaacatcttatgttgAATTCTTTATAGAGAAAAAAACAAAGTGAAAAGCGAGAGAGAGGGAATGGGAGGGGAGACGATTTGGAGGGGAGAGAATTTCAAAAGTTGCAGCCATCGATTTGTCATGTGGATACGAATACTTGTGAGTTAGGCTACATTGCTCATGGTTTAGTTTGCATGTATAGCGTTGGTTTCGAAATTATCGCTTTGTGGAACTCGTCAATTCAAACGTTCAAGAAGATTCCCTTGACAACTTTTGACA belongs to Malus sylvestris chromosome 17, drMalSylv7.2, whole genome shotgun sequence and includes:
- the LOC126612609 gene encoding UPF0481 protein At3g47200-like; its protein translation is MESERESGEVDDSTSMESVCIDTDGIVEELTNTIGAKLLNHSPLPASCCIFRVPHPIRRQKIQAYEPDIVSIGPLHRGRGGDQFQLMEKVKRWYLQCLLSEANITLANLITGVVDFNKRTPDCYAEPLDHINKKDFIEMMIIDGCFLIELFRKGFSVDQRDENDPVFNVSCMPQYLFHDLLLLENQLPWFVLERLYNLTAVKNTTSEGNAASLPDLVLNFFKQSVADDFIFKPCLNLPHEPLHILDLIRTWIVFPCKEEGLGCKRKVGNDDQQQSEERPPPQRVPNATTLSEAGIKFQKSFKTSDCIMNINFENGVFTIPPLGIDETTGPLFRNLIAFKQCCHSRPHKVTSYAVLMDNLIDSSKDIDLLCDMGILVNWLSPEDAARFFNELYNDTMVIGFYYEGLCNEVNKYYKTDWNKWMEKLRREHFGSPWAIISLVAAFILLVLTMLQTVYAIHQFYHPPK
- the LOC126612607 gene encoding protein LYK2, giving the protein MAAAAASSFLFFFSLLTVSAFEQKPHNILSCESTSPDASGYYCNATNASSVENKCATFAILRTNAYYSSLSNLSSYLGISPFVIADANGFSADTEFLPKDELLLIPIDCKYGNGGVFCAELTRTSVKGESFYGIAQSLEGLTTCRAIRERNPGVSPWGLADKLQLVIPLRCACPSSSSRLVTRSRLLISYPVSEGDTISDLAVKFNTTQEAIISANNRSFKSVRPESLTPLTSLLIPLEGKPILGPLGKPREPNLRLPAASIPAVSPHKKKAKMNQIGLYVALSGVVVGASIAVAAAFLLFQMKKKKKTSPKGCDVDLQQLSLSVRTTSDKKVSFEGSQATFDGQIIETTTPRKVLVEMYKIEELSRATEDFSSGNHIEGSVYHGRLTGKNLAVKRIQPDTISKIEFGLFHDAIHHHPNIMRLLGTCLRPEGQESFLVFEYANNGSLKDWLHGGLAIKNQFIASCYCFLTWSQRLRICLDVAMALQYMHHIMNPPYVHRNVNSRNIFLDEEFNAKIGNFGMAKCAENDSDDQHCSPTSPAASWSLGYMAPEYVHQGVISSSIDIFAYGIVLLEVLCGQTPISRPGADGEENFYLSEKIKSVLHLDNAEELREWMDSALGDNYSFDAAVTLANLARACVDEDPSLRPSAGEVVHKLSRLVEESKSVEGENILISESSCKPLVKAAAANNV
- the LOC126610397 gene encoding putative calcium-binding protein CML19 encodes the protein MSNIIKSTIKPVGQPRHAHCLIYLTQNQEHNFQKEKRFLAMDKVAQYERVFKQFDGNGDGKISPIELQQCVGAIGGELSLTEAEVAVEYLDSDGDGLLGLDDFVKFVDGGCDEEKVSVLKEAFKMYVMDGSGCITPKSLKRMLSRLGESKSVDECKNMIARFDLNGDGVLNFDEFKVMMF